From one Solea solea chromosome 15, fSolSol10.1, whole genome shotgun sequence genomic stretch:
- the mtrf1l gene encoding peptide chain release factor 1-like, mitochondrial: MRICVYRIMVSCVFKSGHIMAYQRAITLLTHGKRHVFSQLIHSFQKSPNALSQTIRFHNHFYTRTTRTLHTSAPSLVAKLLSVDELFARRSLLERLKKVETEYSESLRAVNHSAMEEQYSEDELRTKRSKLSLLAPLIQSIRELDTKHKEMAETEALLKDEDHALQELAKLERDSFLQDIQNLRQKILDLLIPKEEADMSDLVLEVTAGIGGQEAMLFTSEVFDMYQGFAHHHGWSFDILEYMTSDIGVRHASASISGPQSYKRMKFEGGVHRVQRVPKTEKQSRMHTSTMTVVVLPQPTEISFTINPKDLRIDTKRASGAGGQHVNTTDSAVRIVHLPTGVVAECQQERSQLKNREKAMMSLRAKLYNMKLEVETSKRYNQRKIQVGTKGRSEKIRTYNFAQDRITDHRIGMTVHDVRSFLLGEDLLDEMNSSLQEFSNQETLMELLGENEQERS; encoded by the exons ATGAGGATATGTGTTTACCGCATTATGGtcagttgtgtttttaagtCTGGTCATATAATGGCTTACCAAAGAGCTATAACCCTCCTTACTCACGGGAAACGGCATGTCTTCAGTCAGTTGATACACAGCTTTCAAAAATCACCTAATGCTCTCAGCCAAACCATTAGATTTCATAATCACTTTTATACAAGAACTACAAGAACCCTTCATACTAGTGCACCTTCGCTGGTGGCCAAGCTACTGTCTGTGGATGAGCTTTTTGCTCGGAGGTCTCTGCTGGAGCGCCTGAAGAAGGTGGAGACAGAGTACAGTGAAAGTCTGAGAGCAGTCAACCACAGTGCCATGGAGGAGCAGTACAGTGAGGATGAGCTGAGGACCAAGAGAAGCAAACTGTCACTGCTGGCTCCTCTCATCCAGAGCATCAGAGAACTAGACACCAAACACAAAGAGATGGCTGAGACTGAGGCACTATTGAAAG ATGAAGATCACGCCCTGCAAGAGCTGGCCAAGCTGGAAAGGGACAGTTTTTTGCAAGATATTCAAAATCTGAGACAGAAG ATCCTGGATCTGCTGATCCCTAAAGAGGAGGCTGATATGAGTGACCTCGTCCTGGAGGTCACAGCTGGTATTGGGGGTCAGGAGGCCATGCTATTCACTTCTGAG GTCTTTGACATGTACCAGGGCTTCGCTCATCATCATGGTTGGTCATTTGACATCCTGGAGTATATGACCAGCGATATAG GAGTACGTCATGCTTCAGCCAGTATCAGCGGCCCTCAGAGCTACAAGAGGATGAAGTTTGAGGGTGGAGTCCATCGAGTGCAGAGGGTTCCCAAGACTGAGAAACAAAGTCGAATGCACACCAGCACCATGACTGTGGTTGTACTGCCCCAACCCACAGAG ATCTCTTTCACAATTAACCCAAAGGACCTGAGAATAGATACTAAGCGGGCAAGTGGAGCTGGAGGCCAACATGTCAACACCACAGACAGTGCAGTCAGGATAGTCCATCTGCCTACAG gcgTGGTTGCAGAGTGCCAGCAGGAACGCTCCCAGCTGAAGAACAGGGAGAAAGCCATGATGTCTCTGAGAGCAAAACTGTACAACATGAAGCTGGAAGTGGAGACCAGCAAACGCTACAACCAGCGTAAAATACAG GTTGGCACCAAAGGCAGATCGGAGAAGATCCGGACATACAACTTTGCCCAGGACCGTATAACAGACCACCGGATCGGAATGACCGTGCATGACGTCAGAAGTTTTCTGCTGGGAGAGGATCTGCTGGACGAGATGAACTCCTCACTGCAGGAGTTCTCCAACCAGGAGACGCTCATGGAGCTGCTGGGAGAAAACGAGCAGGAGAGGTCATGA
- the fbxo5 gene encoding F-box only protein 5, which produces MRATMKCPHYNASKTNSMEKSSANVAAADYRGLHLKTSPVKEPIFAKPQCPPAAQTTVLFPLNDTTGAIHNKENSAISREHDGTLDEGLEDSGYLSLHNSRIDEHHGDEEDDHIHGKPTSTLPPSGAHQEKTVSPHKSPSKCQRRTDSGCHIPLVAASTPVGCHRRRLLSSTPSDNHSDPNLPILKFQRDVCEKLTEGYRKNKRFDWSIVAKVAEDHILDRVIGGHMGLEYVDIFASLLSRNMRSILANILALLGDMDLISCKKVSKTWRRIICEDNKSLNRCREPENMHRESTSPLSKRDCGLTRDVAVSRVVLSCMQSRASASKPASSSSSTSQSCRVTRRTASSQKGPAQNSQCTRFNDFVQAAGSLKQHESLRPCKRCGSPATHSSETQRAICTRSNCGFDFCTCCQEAYHTTPCRTVQPRPHFFTSKTTPVLPGSARSKRNIRRL; this is translated from the exons ATGAGAGCTACAATGAAATGCCCTCACTATAATGCCAGCAAGACCAATAGCATGGAGAAAAGCTCTGCTAACGTGGCTGCTGCTGACTATAGAGGGCTTCACCTCAAAACCTCCCCAGTGAAGGAGCCCATCTTCGCCAAGCCCCAGTgtccacctgcagcacagaccaCAGTGCTGTTCCCCCTCAATGACACCACCGGAGCCATCCACAACAAAGAGAACAGTGCCATTAGCAGGGAACATGATGGGACCCTGGACGAAGGATTGGAGGACAGCGGCTATCTGTCCCTGCACAACAGTAGAATTGATGAACACCATGGTGACGAGGAGGATGACCACATCCATGGAAAACCCACTAGCACCCTGCCACCTTCTGGTGCTCATCAGGAGAAGACAGTGTCACCGCATAAATCTCCCTCCAAATGTCAAAGGAGGACTGACTCTGGCTGTCATATTCCTTTGGTGGCTGCTTCCACTCCTGTTGGTTGTCACAGGAGGAGACTGCTGTCATCCACCCCTTCTGACAATCACAGTGACCCCAACCTGCCTATACTGAAGTTTCAGAGGGATGTGTGTGAAAAGCTAACTGAGGGCTATCGTAAAAATAAGAG GTTTGACTGGAGCATCGTCGCAAAGGTAGCAGAGGATCATATCTTGGATCGGGTGATTGGAGGACATATGGGACTTGAGTATGTTGACATATTTGCATCTCTGTTGTCCAGGAATATGAGAAGCATCCTTGCCAACATCCTGGCCCTGCTGGGAGACATGGACCTGATTAG CTGTAAGAAAGTGAGCAAGACGTGGAGGCGAATCATCTGTGAGGACAATAAGTCTCTAAACAGGTGTCGGGAACCTGAGAATATGCACAGG GAGTCAACAAGCCCCCTGAGTAAAAGAGATTGTGGTCTGACGAGAGACGTGGCTGTATCCAGGGTGGTGCTGTCCTGCATGCAGAGCCGTGCCTCCGCCAGCAAACCagcatcctcttcttcctcaacCTCCCAAAGCTGCAGGGTCACTAGACGGACTGCTTCCTCTCAGAAAGGCCCAGCACAAAACTCTCAATGCACACGCTTCAATGATTTTGTGCAG GCCGCTGGCAGTCTAAAGCAGCACGAGTCTCTGCGCCCCTGCAAACGCTGCGGTTCCCCGGCAACTCACTCGTCTGAGACCCAGAGGGCGATATGCACACGCTCCAACTGTGGCTTTGACTTCTGCACCTGCTGCCAAGAGGCTTACCACACAACCCCCTGCCGAACGGTGCAGCCACGACCTCACTTCTTCACCTCCAAAACCACCCCGGTATTACCAGGAAGCGCCCGCAGCAAGAGGAATATCAGGCGCCTGTGA
- the vip gene encoding VIP peptides — protein MCKAMLQRTGPQLLLFIALCSVLYSRTLSLPYTSMRPTRHADGLFTSGYSKLLGQLSARRYLESLIGKRVSDELMEEPVKRHSDAIFTDNYSRFRKQMAVKKYLNSVLTGKRSLEDPGASDPEESRDDPNTFQENYDDINVDHLLNNFPLPL, from the exons AT GTGTAAAGCGATGTTACAACGGACCGGCCCCCAGCTGCTTCTCTTCATAGCCCTGTGCAGTGTGTTGTACTCCCGGACTCTGAGTCTGCCATACACATCTATGAG ACCGACGAGACACGCGGACGGTCTCTTCACCAGTGGATACAGCAAACTCCTGGGGCAACTGTCAGCGCGGAGGTATCTGGAGTCTCTGATCGGGAAGCGGGTCAG TGATGAGCTGATGGAGGAGCCAGTGAAGCGTCACTCAGACGCCATCTTCACAGACAATTACAGCCGCTTCCGCAAACAGATGGCCGTCAAGAAATACCTGAACTCAGTCTTAACTGGAAAGAGAAG CCTAGAAGATCCTGGCGCCAGTGACCCAGAGGAATCCAGGGATGATCCCAACACTTTCCAGGAGAACTACGACGACATCAACGTAGATCACCTCCTAAACAACTTTCCTCTG ccACTTTGA